The Chlorobaculum sp. MV4-Y genome contains the following window.
TTGTGAATCACTTCGCCTTCGCGGTTGATGTAGACAAGGTAGTAAGGATGCAGCCGGTTCTGCTGATTGATGTTGACCGCATGGTTGCGGTTGCGCAGGGCGAAGATGACGCCGGGGTGCAATCCCATTGCAGGCCGGGCTGGGACAACCGCATGCATGCCGTTGGGCACGTTGGCAAGGTCGCCATTGGTTTTGACGTAGTTCAGCAGATCCATCCGGAAGTCGTTCAGGCCAAGATCGGTGATGGATACTCCGGTTTTCAGGTCTTCCAGTTCGATCACCTCTTCCTGCAGCCGCCGGAGTTGCTCTTTCCGATACGATATCTCGCTGCTTTTTGCCGTAAGGACGTTATCGTCGCCGGTAGCCGTCACGTCGGCAATGATCATCCGGTTTTCGACCCGTTCCTTCAGGTTGATGTATTCATCCAGGGAAATATCGGGCCAGTAGTTCACCAGCTGGATGGTCTTGTTGATCGAGCCGATGCGGTCGATCCGGCCGAACCGCTGAATGATGCGGACCGGGTTCCAGTGGATGTCATAGTTGACCAGGTAATCGCAGTCCTGAAGGTTCTGCCCTTCGGAGATACAGTCGGTGCCAATCAGCAGGTCCAGTTCAGCTGGTTCATTGGGCAGCACCTGCTCCTTTTCCTTGGCGCGAGGAGAAAAAAGCGTCAGCAGCGACTGGAAATCATAGTTCTTTCTGAGGGTTGATTTCGGCGCATCCTTGCCGGTTACTTTTCCGGTGTGCAGCCTCTGTGTTGTTAGTAGGGTCTCCGCCAGGTTGTTGTAGAGGTAATTGGCTGTATCGGCAAAGGCAGTGAAAACAAGGACTTTTCTATTGCCGTCATTGATAGGGTTTTCAATCTTGCTGAGAATCAGGGCCTTGAGGTGTTGCAGCTTGGCGTCGTCCTCGGGTGTGACTTTTGCCATGGACTCCAGCAAGGCGTTAATGACTTCCAGATCAGCCTTCAAGTCGTGTTCCCACGAAGGAAGATCCATGTCCGCAAGGTTTATCTTCACCTTGCCGCCGATCTCGGCGTCATCCGGAACCGGGATATCGTCCTCTTCGGCTTCGAGGTTTGCCAGGCTATCGGTCCAGTCAGAGACACTGCCAGCATCGCCTGCAACCCTGAATGAATCGATTTTGCTCAGGGTCCGGGTGTGGTTGTCGTGCAGGCTTTTCAGGGTGAGCCGAAAAGCCTCAACCGAGCTTTCCAGGCGCTTGAGCAGATTGGTCGTCATCAATGCCTGCAGGCTTCGCTCGCGGTCTGCCTGCTTCAGCTTCCCTTTGCCACCTTCCACCTGCGTGTCGTACAGGTCTTCATATTTTTTGAGCCGACTGGGCAGGATGTAGCTAATCGGGGCATAGACGGCGAGCTTGAGCAGCGAGAGCTGTTCAAAGATCTCGTTAAAGCTCATGACATCCGTGCGTCCGGTCAGTGGCGAATGGAATGACAGGGGTTTGCGGCGCTCGGGAAACTGGCCTATGTCACTGGTGTCGTAGAAGGTCTGGATATGTTTGCGCGAACGGGCAATGGTGACGCTGTCAAGCAGTTCAAAGAAGTCAAAATCAAGGGCATCCAGAATGGCCCGCGCCGTGCGATCCTCGGGTGCCAGTTTTGACCACTGGTTGAAGATCGTTTGGGCATTGCGGAAGATTTCTTCCACTGATCTGCCCGTGCGCAGCTTCTTGCTGAGATTTTCAGAGTCGCCTTCGTAAGCCAGCGCGAGTTGGTTGCGCAGATCATTGAAGCGGTTATTGACCGGTGTGGCGGACAGCATCAGAACCTTGGTTTTAACGCCCTGGCGGACGACCTGGTTCATCAGTTTCTGATAGCGGGTTTCCCTGTCTTTAACGGCATCGTTGTTTCGGAAATTATGCGATTCATCGATGACGACCAGATCATAATTGCCCCAGTTAACGCGGTTCAGAGGAATGCCGAACGACTCTCCCGAGGTGCGGGACAGGTCGGTGTGGCACAGAACGTCATAATTGAAGCGATCCCTGGAGAAGATGTTGGTCGTCAGGTTGCTGTTGTAGTTCAGCCAGTTGTCAGCGAGTTTCTTGGGGCACAGCACCAGCACCGAGCGGTTGCGCAGTTCGTAATATTTCACAACAGCCAGAGCCGTGAATGTTTTACCAAGCCCCACGCTGTCGGCCAAGATGCAGCCGTTATAGGTTTCCAGCTTGTTGATAATGCCTATGGCGGCATCACGCTGAAAGTTGAAAAGCTTGTTCCAGACCAGCGTGTCCTGATAACCCGTGCGGTCGTTGGGCAGGACATCTTCGTCGATATCATCGAGAAAATCACTAAAGATGTTGTAGAGCATCAAGAAGTAGATGCGCTCCGGTGAGTTTTCCTGATACACTGATGCAATGTGATCACAGATGACTGTCGTAACATCCTCAAGCTTTTCAGGATCATTCCATATCTGCTCGAAAAGTTGCAGGTAAGTTGCCGTACAGTCCGGCTCATCAAACCGGTTCACAAGGTTTGAAATGGCATTTCCTTGCTGGTAACCCAAATCAACTGCGGTGAATCCATGAAGCGGCATGTATGCGGTATCTCCCTCCGATCCCTGAATGCACGCAAACTGCTGCATAGGTGCTTTCGACCTGTTTGATCGGAAAACGGCCTTTCGCCGCATCCACTCGGCGCATTCCCGTGCAATGGCTCGCTGGGTGAGTTTGTTGCGAAGCTGGATTTCAAACTCTGAGCCGTAAAGACTCTTTTCCCGGTTGGATTTGGGTATAAAAAACTCGCGATGCTCCTTCCGGAATTTGTCGGTTACCTCGTTGGGAACAAATGTTGGCGCCGTAAAGATGAACTCCAGCGACTCAATCTTTGAGAACTCAGACTTCAACGCTTCGTAAGCATAGATAGAAAAGCAGGAAGCCGCTATCCTGAGCTTGTCTTTGGGGCGGATTGAAACCTTCAGATCGTCGCCTAACAGGGTGTTGATGTTGTCAATGATCTTCATGAATAGGGGCTCATTTAGTCAACGCTTACAGGTTCCTATATAAGGGCGTCTCTAAAAAGTCGGAACAGATATAAGATGTTGAAAAAAATAGCTTTAACATACTTTCTATCCTGAGATATTCGTCTCTTGACGCCGTTCCTATCAACACGACTGTACTGCGATGAAAAACATCAATCCGCGTGGTCTTTTCGACGACTATTTTCTGCTCGAACGGCTGACAAAACTCAAAGATCCGCTCGTCAAGCTTGAAGCGCATATCGACTGGCAGCTTTTTGCTCCCATTCTCGAAGTGGCTTTCAACAAGCCAGCCAATCGCAAGAACATGGGCCGCCCGCCCCGTTCGAGCGGGTGATGACGTGCCCCGTCTATAAGACCACTTCTTCTTGGTAAAAATCCGTTTGCTGAACCATCAATTCTTCCGGTATCAGCCTTCCTGAAGAGCTGTGCGGGCGGATCGAATTGTCATCCTCCTGCCATTGCCCGATGATCTCTCGAATAGAGGTGTTGTCGACCGGTTTGCCCGGACGATTGAACACCAGTTTAACTCCATAACGATGCGCCCATGCATCAAGAGCTTTCCCGATGAATGCAGGGGCGTTATCGAATTTCCGACGCTTCCGTTCATCGGCCAACTCCCGTAATCGCTGGCGAATCGGTTCATGGGTATCCGGTTTGGGTTTGTCATGCCAACTTGTCTGGCTCAGCCCAATCAGCATACAGAGCTTTCTAAAACGCCGCCCGAAGTGTTCATGCAAGTGCCTTAAGCCGCTTGGCTTCACTGACCGTCATGCTGCCGTACTTCGATTTCCAGTTGTCAATCATCGCATCGCTGAGGCCGTGTTGACGATAAAGATCCTTGACCGGTATGCCGAAATCGGCCTCCTTCAAGGTGCTGATGATCTGTTCTGTACTGTAACGCCTGGTTTTCATGCGCGGAACCTCCTTGGTTGATTTGAATCATTTTTTCCACAACCAAGTGCTCCCGCTTTTTCAGGCTTACGTCCGATATGTGCCACGGAATAATTCGCAGTGTTCCTGACTTCGTACAGACTGATGAAGTAGTGATGCCCGGCAAACAAGTCTTCACAAAACCATGCGATCCCGATCAGCAAAGCTGTGATAACGGCAAACCGAAAGCCAAGATGCCAGGCGGCAAAAGCAATTGGTATAAAATAGAAGGCAAAAAAACTGAGCTCATGGCCAGAAAACCAGTCTAATCCGCTGATCAACACCACACCGGCAATGACGGCACCCTTTAGCGTCCAGGGCGCTATTTCTTTCGCACGGCTGCCCTCATGCCCATCAGACTTCCTGAAGGGGAAAATATAACATACATATAATATTATCACAATAACACACCACAAAATAACGCCATAATTACTGACTCCCACGATACCAGAAACGATTCCCTTACCTTTAATTCAGGCTCATTGGCTGTATTAACCCGCATTTCTCCGGCTTTGGCGAGACAAAATGCCTTACGTACTCACCCTCGAAGCTCATTTGGCAATCCATTGACAGAGCACGCTTACCGGAAAAATTCAGTAACAGCGGCTGGTTAAAAGTCTTGCCTTCCCAAGCCAAAAGTGTAACTTTCAAAACATTTTTCGATCTCTCAACCGGGGTATTCCAACCCATTCAGATCAATCCGGATGTCATCTTCCCTGCATATTTACAATTCGCTCTCCCGCACAAAGGAGCCCTTTGAACCCATCAATCCCGCTCTGGCTACCATCTATGTTTGCGGGCCGACCGTGTACGGCCACGCCCACCTCGGTCACGCCAAGAGCTACGTATCGTTTGACGTCGTGGTTCGCTGGCTGCGTCATGTCGGCGAAAAGCAGGGCTACAAGGTTCGGTACGTGCAGAACATCACCGACGTGGGGCACCTGACCGACGACGCCGACGAGGGAGAGGACAAGATCCAGAAACAGGCGCGGCAGGAGCGCATCGAGCCGATGGAGGTGGCACAGTTCTACACCCGCAGCTTCTACGAAGATATGGACAAACTCGGCGTCGAACGCCCGAACATCGCACCAACCGCGACCGGTCACATTCCGGAGCAGATCGCACTGGCCGAGCGGCTCGTCGAAACCGGCCACGCCTACGAGTCAAACGGCAATGTTTACTTTGATGTCAACTCCTTCACGGGCTATGGCAAGCTCTCGGGCCGCACCGACCAGGAGGCGTTGCAGTCGGGCGGGCGTGCCGCGGAGCGTTCCGACAAGCGCAACCCATCGGACTTCGCGCTGTGGAAAAAGGCCGAACCGGGCCACATCATGAAGTGGCAATCGCCATGGGGTGAAGGCTACCCCGGCTGGCATCTGGAGTGCTCGGCGATGGCGATGAAGTACCTCGGCGACACCATTGACATTCACGGCGGCGGCATGGAGAACAAGTTCCCGCACCACGACTGCGAAATCGCCCAGTCCGAAGCCGCCACCGGCAAGCCCTTCGTGCGCTACTGGATGCACAACAACATGGTGACGGTCGATGGCGTCAAAATGGGCAAGTCACTCAAGAACTTCGTGAACCTCAAGGAGCTGTTCGGGAAATTCGACCCGCTGGTGATCCGTTTCTTCATTCTGCAATCGCACTACCGCTCCCCGCTCGACTTCTCCGAAACGGCAATCAAGGCGTCGCAGTCGGGATTCGAGAAGTTGCAGGAGGTCTGCAAACGATTGCTGAAATCGGCGGAAGGCAACGGGCAGCTCGATGTAGCTGCCTTCGAACAGAAAATCACCGATGCGCTGAACGACGATTTCAACACCCCTGTGGCCATCGCCGTATTGTTCGAGTTCGTCAAGGCGCTCAACGGTGCGCTTGACAAAGGCGGACTTGATGCCGTATCGAAAACCGCCGCGCTGGCGCTTTTCGATACCTACGCGGGTGAGGTGCTCGGCATTCTGAAAAGCCGCGATGAGCTGCTTGCCGGAGAGAGCGGCGAAAGCGCCCAAACCCTCGACGACGTGATGCAGGTGCTGCTCGAACTCCGCAAGGAGGCGCGCGCGAACAAGGATTTCGCCACCAGCGACAAAATCCGCAACCTGCTCTTGCAACGAGGCATCGAAGTCAAGGACACCAAGGACGGCGCCACCTGGTCAAAGAAAAAAGCCTGAACGCAAAAAGCCGGAGCGACAAAACTCCGGCTTTCTTTTTTCTATCCACATCATCCTACAGGAACCCTTCCAGGCCCGGTTCCCGCCTCATCATCTCCACCGCCTTGACCACCTTTTGCGACTCGCCCGCCTTGCAGATAAGCAGCGCATCGGGCGTATCAACCACGATGATGTCATCCACGCCGATGCTCACCACCGCCTTGCCATGGGGCTTCCGGACAAAGACATTTTTCGAGTCGATCATGATCGACTCGCTGCCATCCATGTCGCGTCCTTCAAGGCCGAGACCAATCTTGATCACCTCGTCCCAGCATCCAAGATCGGTCCAGCCAAAATTCCCGGCAAGCATATAGACCTTCTCAGCCTTCTCCATGATGCCGTAGGCAATCGAAACAGGGTGAACCCAGCTGTAGACATCCTCGATGACCGAATCTTGCCGCTCGGTGCCGATAAAGGCGTGAACGTTCTGCATATCCTCATAGAGGTCAGGCAGAGAACGGCGGTATTCTCGGCTGATGTCATCGACGTGCCAAATGAAAACACCGCTGTTCCACCAGAAGTCCTGGCTTTGCAGAAAATGCTCGGCCGTAGCCAGATCGGGTTTCTCGGCAAAGGTTTTCACCCGGAAGAGTGCAATGTCATCGTCATCCGGATCGTCGTTTTCCTCCCCGATCATAACCGATGGTTCGACCTGGATATATCCATATCGCGTCTCAGGCCTGTCGGGATGGATACCGACCGTGATCAGCCCTCGCTGTTTCCGTGCAAGTTTGACGCCTTTGGAGACGGTTTTCAGGAACTGCTCTTCGTCAAGCACGAGATGGTCGGCAGGCAGTACGATGGTGACAGCGTCGGGATCGCGCTTGCGAATGAAGGTAGTGGCCAGCGCAATGCAGGTGGCCGTATCCCTGATGGTGGGTTCGATGATGATATTATCGACATCGAAATCGGGAAGCGACTCGTTAACCAGGCGCCAATGCTGCTTGCCGGTAATAATGAGGATATTCTCCATCCGGACGGCCCCGGCAATTCTTTCAACCGTTTTCCGGATCATCGTTCCACCATCAAAGAAATGAAGGAACTGCTTGGGAGACTTTTTTCTCGAAAGTGGCCAAAGCTTGCTGCCTATTCCTCCCGCCATGACCACGGCATAAACATGATTGTCGGCGATCTGCTTCATTCCATCACTATCTTTCTGAACTTACTATGGTTAAGGCGAGGTCCCCGTAGCCTAATGTACGACATTTTCCACCACTGCCGACGGGCATTTCGCCGGGGCACAGAACATTTGCCATTGGCGTTAAAATGTCGTTTTTTCCTGTTGTACGCGTTTTCATCACCATCGCAGCCGAACTATTCGTCATGCAGAATGACCTGCACCTGCTCGAAGGACTCTGCCGTCAGCACGGCATCCCTGTCACCAAAAATGCTCTGAAGCTTCTGGCTCGCTATGCCGGACTTCTCGAAGCCTGGAACCTCAAGGTAAACCTCGTCAGCCGCAAGGAACATGCGCCGGTCATCGTCAAGCATGTGTTTCATTCGCTGCTCATTGCACGCATCCACGACTTCAAACCCGGCGAAAAGGTGCTCGACCTCGGCACCGGCGGCGGCTTGCCAGGCATTCCGCTGGCCATCCTTTTTCCTGAAGCCTCATTCCTGCTGGTCGATTC
Protein-coding sequences here:
- a CDS encoding mannose-1-phosphate guanylyltransferase, which codes for MKQIADNHVYAVVMAGGIGSKLWPLSRKKSPKQFLHFFDGGTMIRKTVERIAGAVRMENILIITGKQHWRLVNESLPDFDVDNIIIEPTIRDTATCIALATTFIRKRDPDAVTIVLPADHLVLDEEQFLKTVSKGVKLARKQRGLITVGIHPDRPETRYGYIQVEPSVMIGEENDDPDDDDIALFRVKTFAEKPDLATAEHFLQSQDFWWNSGVFIWHVDDISREYRRSLPDLYEDMQNVHAFIGTERQDSVIEDVYSWVHPVSIAYGIMEKAEKVYMLAGNFGWTDLGCWDEVIKIGLGLEGRDMDGSESIMIDSKNVFVRKPHGKAVVSIGVDDIIVVDTPDALLICKAGESQKVVKAVEMMRREPGLEGFL
- the cysS gene encoding cysteine--tRNA ligase, translating into MSSSLHIYNSLSRTKEPFEPINPALATIYVCGPTVYGHAHLGHAKSYVSFDVVVRWLRHVGEKQGYKVRYVQNITDVGHLTDDADEGEDKIQKQARQERIEPMEVAQFYTRSFYEDMDKLGVERPNIAPTATGHIPEQIALAERLVETGHAYESNGNVYFDVNSFTGYGKLSGRTDQEALQSGGRAAERSDKRNPSDFALWKKAEPGHIMKWQSPWGEGYPGWHLECSAMAMKYLGDTIDIHGGGMENKFPHHDCEIAQSEAATGKPFVRYWMHNNMVTVDGVKMGKSLKNFVNLKELFGKFDPLVIRFFILQSHYRSPLDFSETAIKASQSGFEKLQEVCKRLLKSAEGNGQLDVAAFEQKITDALNDDFNTPVAIAVLFEFVKALNGALDKGGLDAVSKTAALALFDTYAGEVLGILKSRDELLAGESGESAQTLDDVMQVLLELRKEARANKDFATSDKIRNLLLQRGIEVKDTKDGATWSKKKA
- a CDS encoding helicase-related protein; protein product: MKIIDNINTLLGDDLKVSIRPKDKLRIAASCFSIYAYEALKSEFSKIESLEFIFTAPTFVPNEVTDKFRKEHREFFIPKSNREKSLYGSEFEIQLRNKLTQRAIARECAEWMRRKAVFRSNRSKAPMQQFACIQGSEGDTAYMPLHGFTAVDLGYQQGNAISNLVNRFDEPDCTATYLQLFEQIWNDPEKLEDVTTVICDHIASVYQENSPERIYFLMLYNIFSDFLDDIDEDVLPNDRTGYQDTLVWNKLFNFQRDAAIGIINKLETYNGCILADSVGLGKTFTALAVVKYYELRNRSVLVLCPKKLADNWLNYNSNLTTNIFSRDRFNYDVLCHTDLSRTSGESFGIPLNRVNWGNYDLVVIDESHNFRNNDAVKDRETRYQKLMNQVVRQGVKTKVLMLSATPVNNRFNDLRNQLALAYEGDSENLSKKLRTGRSVEEIFRNAQTIFNQWSKLAPEDRTARAILDALDFDFFELLDSVTIARSRKHIQTFYDTSDIGQFPERRKPLSFHSPLTGRTDVMSFNEIFEQLSLLKLAVYAPISYILPSRLKKYEDLYDTQVEGGKGKLKQADRERSLQALMTTNLLKRLESSVEAFRLTLKSLHDNHTRTLSKIDSFRVAGDAGSVSDWTDSLANLEAEEDDIPVPDDAEIGGKVKINLADMDLPSWEHDLKADLEVINALLESMAKVTPEDDAKLQHLKALILSKIENPINDGNRKVLVFTAFADTANYLYNNLAETLLTTQRLHTGKVTGKDAPKSTLRKNYDFQSLLTLFSPRAKEKEQVLPNEPAELDLLIGTDCISEGQNLQDCDYLVNYDIHWNPVRIIQRFGRIDRIGSINKTIQLVNYWPDISLDEYINLKERVENRMIIADVTATGDDNVLTAKSSEISYRKEQLRRLQEEVIELEDLKTGVSITDLGLNDFRMDLLNYVKTNGDLANVPNGMHAVVPARPAMGLHPGVIFALRNRNHAVNINQQNRLHPYYLVYINREGEVIHNHTEVKRLLDLVRTCCKGQAEPIQAVCRLFNQQTDEGRNMKACSDLLSAAIRSMIDVKEEKDLDSLFSGGKTTALVNTIAGLDDFELVAFLVIQKDEG